One Staphylococcus ratti DNA segment encodes these proteins:
- a CDS encoding HAD-IIB family hydrolase: protein MKFVFDVDGTICFNGQFIEPELVNEIKRIEKQNEVIFASARPIRDLLPVVRNFEYNFLIGGNGSIISREGEIEVIKAIPGVVYSKIKDLIRKYHLKYIIDGAFDYASNVSESSNIYQQLDPDNLANKVEMEAIEEPIKIILIDIPEELFIEIKRHIAKLGSNISILYHDGEHNIDITAKGINKFSTLKKIIGNEAYIAYGNDVNDYELLQNAAQSFYVSDNVEKLSFDITEVVKSNFKSLVMSLKKL, encoded by the coding sequence ATGAAGTTTGTATTTGATGTAGACGGTACGATATGTTTTAATGGTCAATTTATTGAGCCAGAATTAGTGAATGAAATCAAAAGAATAGAAAAGCAAAATGAGGTCATTTTTGCTTCTGCACGTCCAATACGAGACTTATTGCCAGTAGTTAGAAACTTTGAATATAACTTTTTGATTGGTGGGAATGGGTCTATTATTTCAAGAGAAGGAGAAATAGAAGTAATCAAAGCAATACCGGGTGTTGTGTATTCAAAAATAAAAGATTTAATAAGAAAGTATCATTTGAAGTATATTATAGATGGTGCATTTGATTATGCTTCTAATGTCAGTGAAAGTAGTAACATATATCAACAACTCGATCCAGATAATTTAGCTAATAAAGTTGAGATGGAAGCAATCGAAGAACCTATCAAAATTATTTTAATAGATATTCCAGAGGAGCTTTTTATTGAAATAAAGAGGCATATTGCTAAGTTGGGTTCCAATATATCCATTTTATATCATGATGGTGAACACAACATTGATATTACCGCCAAAGGTATTAATAAATTTTCAACTTTAAAGAAGATTATAGGTAACGAAGCTTACATAGCTTATGGAAATGATGTTAATGATTATGAATTGTTACAAAACGCGGCTCAGTCATTTTATGTAAGTGATAATGTAGAGAAGTTGTCATTTGACATAACAGAAGTGGTTAAAAGTAATTTTAAATCTCTTGTGA